Genomic segment of Nostoc sp. GT001:
ATATGGCTCCCAATCATCGATAAAATGGCAAACTAAACCCAAGGGTTCTAAAACTTGTTTAACATAAGTTTCAAATTGGCATTGATTATTAATCTTAGGGCCAAAAGGTTTAGGAATACCGAGATGCTGCTTCAAAACTATCATGTTGACCATGTTAGGGGAAAAAGTTTCTGCTCGTCCATCTCTATCATTTTCAAACAAAGCAGGCAGTTCGATAATATCTTCTTCGCTTAAATCTAATTCTTGTTTTAAAACCTCTCGATTCCAATTAATGTATTCTTGAAAGCGATGATTATGCTCATTCAATTTTTCATCAGCTAGGACATCTGACACACTAATATCAGCTGGCCCACTAGAAAATCGTTTTCCTTGCCGTAATAATACATGAGCATGACCTTGTTCTCGTAACCGTTTGAGAATGTTATAAAATTGTTCAGTACTAGCTAAAAGTAGTTTAAAACCTTTAGAGGTAGGAGCAGGAACAAAAGTCATAAACTCATCAATATGTCCTACACTCAACCAATCAGAAAAGATTTCAAAAGGTGCTTGAATTTCTTGAGCGTAAAGAAAATCTCGTAACACCTTTAACATTCGACGCGGCTGTGGAATAATTTCTTTGCGAGTTCCTCCAAAAATCAGACGACCAAAGGGATAATGAACGCCTTTAACGGTTACTGGTGGAGAAACTTCTAAGTTGCCAAAAGAGTCTAATTTTGTAGCCTCATAGCGGCTTTTGCGGGTTACATAACCAAAGTCAATGCCTAAAAGTTTGGTTTTGGGGAAGTCAACTAATCCTCGATCACGGGGAGAATCAAAGACCACGTACATTAGATGTCCTGGAGCTTGAGTATAACCAATCTCAATCTCGTCTTGCATCCAACGGTCATCCTGATGAAATTCAAAAGGAACAATATCTAGCTGCGCGTTCGCTTTTCCAACAACTTTTCTCAGTTCCTCAATAAATTCCTTGTTAACTCCATTTGATAACCGAGAAACAAAGACTGCGATCGGAGATAAAGTATTCGGAGTCATAATCCAAGGTGCGACTCTGAAGATAACTTTATCACTGTAGAGAGATTTTTCATCTTTTACTAGACTTAAAGTAATCTCAACTATGCCAGGAAAATCAAAATCAGGATAACTTAGTCCCTCAATTGCTAAGAGAATATCTCGGTCGGTATCCCTAATTTTTGCTGTTGTTCTTCCTGAGCCCATTAACTCATAACCATCTCTCTCTAATTCATCATAGATGCGAATCTTTTTGGCTATGTCTTTATTAACTGACAAATAAAGCTCGTATCCAGAGGGTAAATCTCTCAAACCAGTTTTACGAACAGTCATAAAGCTAAAATCTTTCAGATCGAGCAAACCTTTTATTAACCTTTCTGTATCATCATCTTCTTGATTAGAATAAACAATGTCGCGATCGCTATTCACTAATAAAACTGCACCATGACCATTAATGCCCCACTTCCAATCAGCTTTTTGGGGATTATCTTCGTCAATAACTCCATCGCGATCTGCATCAATATCTAAACAAACCCGAACAACAGTTAACTTCAGTTGTACAAGACTTAGCTGACGATCATTATCATCTTGAAAACTGATTTGCAAAGAACGGTCTTTGATTTGATCGCTAAAGGTTCTTGACAAGAGATTAATTTCTGGAAATTGTTCCAAAGAAAGATGGGTTTGTGTAGGAACTATTTGGTCGGTACTAGTAAATAGTTCAACTTCCCCGCTAGTGTTTAAAATTACAAGTTTAGTTTGGGTAGGAGCTAGTTTTTTTAAAGAGATTTGTACTGGCTGACCGACAATTAGAACATCCTCATAATTTTGGCTTCTTTCTTTAGAAGCTGAACGACGCTCATCAAATCTTTCAACTTCTAATAACTTTCTCATAACCATAATGACCATTTAACTTAATCTATTTTTACTATTTTATTTATCCTATAACTATTATTGAAGATTGATAATCATTTAATTAATAAATATTACTAATGCCTTAGCGCACTTTTGTAACTTTCTGGAACTACAAATTTAACTGAAATTATGAGAATGTTGACAGGCAAAGCGACTTATGACTTTAAAAATTCCCTATTTAGTAAAAGTTTAATTAATGCAGGGCAGAAAGGCAGAAACGGTTAATACAGACAAAATAGGTGTTAGTATTCACAACAATAACGCTTAAGAACGCTCATGTCCAAGGTTTTTCAGATCATGGAAAACCATAAGGAGAAATCCAAATGAACTACGACATCAAAGACAAAACCATTTTGGTTACGGGCGCAAATCGCGGCATCGGCAAGGCGATAGTTGAGTCGTTTATTGAACACGGAGCCACCAAAGTCTATGCGGCTGTTCGTCAGCTCAACAGTGTCTTCTCATTGGTTGAACAATACGGCTTACGAGTAGTACCAATTCAGGTTGATTTAGGTGATCCCCAATCTATTGTTGCTGCTGCTAAAACTGCCCTAGATGTGCAAATAGTTGTCAATAATGCAGGAGTTTTTCAAGCTGGAACTCCCCTAGCTGAGGATGCGATCGCCGCTCTCGAATTTCAGATGAAGATCAATGTATATGGATTGATCTACATGGCTCAGGCATTTGCCCCGGTACTCAAAGCCAATGGAGGTGGTGTCTTTGCCCAAATCAATTCTGTTGCTTCGCTCAAGGGTTTCCCCGACTCTGCGACTTACTGTGCCTCAAAAGCTGCGGCCTATTCAATCACCCAGGCATTACGAGAACTATTGAGTGAGCAGGGCACAATTGTGCTAAGTGTTCACCCTGGCCCGATTGCCACGGATATGGGCGATGCGGCAGGAATGAATGAGGTTGCACAGCCACCTACACTTGTGGCAGATGGGATAATAAAAGCTCTCAAAGCTGGGGATTTTCACGTCTTTCCTGACTCGGTGGCTAAACAAATGGGCGATGCTTATAAAAGCTTTGCCCAAAATGTCGTTCAGGTGCCATCAACTTAACTACATTGCAGGGTAATGCTCTAGACAGTATTTTGAGCTATCCTGAGTTAGAGTCACCGAGGCAAAGATGGTGGAATGCCGCAGTTTTTCAGTAGGGGTATGATATACCTAATCGGCTGGCTGGTTGCTAAATTATCTATGAGGTTCAATCAAAAAGTATGCTTATCGTGTCGGATCGTCGCTGACTTGAACAATCAGCTTCCCGAAGTTTTTCCCTTGTAGTAAGCCTATGAAGGCGTGCGGGGCGTTTTCCAGTTTCTGTACAACATCTTCCTTGTACTTGAGCTTACCTTCTTGCAACCACCCAGAAACATCTTTGACAAACTCTGCCTGCCGATGTTGGTAATCACCCACAAGAAATCCTTTGATTAACGCCCGTTTAACCAACAGCGGCATTAAATTAGGGCCAGGAGGAGAATTTTCGGCATTATACTGTGAGATTAAACCAACCAATGGGATTCTTGCTCCTTGATTAATGTGCTGCAACACCGCTTCTAAAATCGGGCTAGCTGTATTGTCAAAGTAAACATCGACCCCATTCGGACAAGCAGCTTTTAGGGCTGAACTCAGTTCTTGAGTTTTACGGTTAATACAGGCATCAAACCCTAATTCTTTCGTCACATAATTGCATTTTGCATCACTCCCAGCGACTCCTACCACGTGAGAGCCTTTGATTTTGGCAATTTGACCCACTACAGAACCGACTGCACCAGAGGCGGCAGAGACAACAACCGTTTCGCCAATTTTGAGTTGCCCAACATCAAGCAGAGCAAAGTATGCCGTCATTCCGGGCATTCCTGTTACACCCAACGCATAGGAAATGCGAGCTTGATTGGGGTCAAGCTTACGCAAAGTTTCGCCTTTCGATATGCCATAGGCTTGCCAGCCGTCATAACCAAGCACAAAATCTCCGGTTGAGAATTGGGGATGGTTAGATTTCATCACTTGGCTAACTGTGCCACCGACCATCACAGACCCCAGTTCTACTGGAGCAGCATAAGACTCGCGATCGCTCATACGACCGCGCATATAAGGGTCAAGGGACAGGTAGATCGTCCGATTGAGAACTTCACCTTCCCCTGGTTCTGGAATTGGTGTTTCGACAAGGGCAAAATCGCTCTCTTTTGGTTCTCCAAGTGGACGGCTTTTGAGTAAGATTTGTTGGTTAATTGAACTAGTCATTGGTTGTGCCTGCTTATTTACTGATTTTTTCTATCAAAACTACAAGTCGTCTTGAAAGCACTCTTATTACAGTAGCTTGTCTGTAATGGGCAGATCGCGAATCCGTTTGCCTGTAGCGTGATAGACCGCGTTGGCGATCGCAAGCCCCTCGGTAAGCGATGGCTGCGCCAACGCCTGCCTTCTTGATGCCCGTTCGCGTACCGTATCCTTTAGGAGAGAGAAGGGCTGTAGAACGAACGCACTTTTGACAGCAAATACTTAAATTTCTCGGAGCATTTCGATATTACTGAACCGGAAACCACAGGATGCAAACAACTTTCGAGCGTTTTCATTCACTACTGCCGTATCTAATCTAATTTGTTTGATTCCCATTTGCTCAAAACGCTCTACACACAGCATTACTATCTGTCGGGCAATACCTTT
This window contains:
- a CDS encoding protein-arginine deiminase family protein, which codes for MRKLLEVERFDERRSASKERSQNYEDVLIVGQPVQISLKKLAPTQTKLVILNTSGEVELFTSTDQIVPTQTHLSLEQFPEINLLSRTFSDQIKDRSLQISFQDDNDRQLSLVQLKLTVVRVCLDIDADRDGVIDEDNPQKADWKWGINGHGAVLLVNSDRDIVYSNQEDDDTERLIKGLLDLKDFSFMTVRKTGLRDLPSGYELYLSVNKDIAKKIRIYDELERDGYELMGSGRTTAKIRDTDRDILLAIEGLSYPDFDFPGIVEITLSLVKDEKSLYSDKVIFRVAPWIMTPNTLSPIAVFVSRLSNGVNKEFIEELRKVVGKANAQLDIVPFEFHQDDRWMQDEIEIGYTQAPGHLMYVVFDSPRDRGLVDFPKTKLLGIDFGYVTRKSRYEATKLDSFGNLEVSPPVTVKGVHYPFGRLIFGGTRKEIIPQPRRMLKVLRDFLYAQEIQAPFEIFSDWLSVGHIDEFMTFVPAPTSKGFKLLLASTEQFYNILKRLREQGHAHVLLRQGKRFSSGPADISVSDVLADEKLNEHNHRFQEYINWNREVLKQELDLSEEDIIELPALFENDRDGRAETFSPNMVNMIVLKQHLGIPKPFGPKINNQCQFETYVKQVLEPLGLVCHFIDDWEPYFLGRGEIHCGTNTRRQPFPQKWWEVEPAFLKKVSF
- a CDS encoding SDR family oxidoreductase — translated: MNYDIKDKTILVTGANRGIGKAIVESFIEHGATKVYAAVRQLNSVFSLVEQYGLRVVPIQVDLGDPQSIVAAAKTALDVQIVVNNAGVFQAGTPLAEDAIAALEFQMKINVYGLIYMAQAFAPVLKANGGGVFAQINSVASLKGFPDSATYCASKAAAYSITQALRELLSEQGTIVLSVHPGPIATDMGDAAGMNEVAQPPTLVADGIIKALKAGDFHVFPDSVAKQMGDAYKSFAQNVVQVPST
- a CDS encoding NADP-dependent oxidoreductase, with translation MTSSINQQILLKSRPLGEPKESDFALVETPIPEPGEGEVLNRTIYLSLDPYMRGRMSDRESYAAPVELGSVMVGGTVSQVMKSNHPQFSTGDFVLGYDGWQAYGISKGETLRKLDPNQARISYALGVTGMPGMTAYFALLDVGQLKIGETVVVSAASGAVGSVVGQIAKIKGSHVVGVAGSDAKCNYVTKELGFDACINRKTQELSSALKAACPNGVDVYFDNTASPILEAVLQHINQGARIPLVGLISQYNAENSPPGPNLMPLLVKRALIKGFLVGDYQHRQAEFVKDVSGWLQEGKLKYKEDVVQKLENAPHAFIGLLQGKNFGKLIVQVSDDPTR